A stretch of Ferribacterium limneticum DNA encodes these proteins:
- the fliS gene encoding flagellar export chaperone FliS: protein MFGLPRSPAATYARLGVETSVQTANPHQLVALLFDGARAAISMARLSMEQNKVDSRGTSISKAIDIISNGLQVSLDLQSGGDLAAKLNALYSYMTLRLIHANANNDRQALEEVDNLLGEIQSAWIEIADKVRQPSATV, encoded by the coding sequence ATGTTCGGACTCCCTCGCAGCCCCGCAGCCACCTACGCCAGGCTTGGCGTAGAAACTTCGGTTCAGACGGCAAACCCACACCAACTCGTCGCCCTGCTCTTTGATGGCGCCCGGGCTGCGATCTCTATGGCACGCTTGTCCATGGAACAAAACAAGGTAGATTCGAGGGGCACCTCAATTTCCAAGGCCATCGACATCATCAGCAATGGCCTGCAGGTAAGCCTGGACCTTCAAAGCGGTGGCGACTTGGCAGCCAAGCTAAATGCGCTGTATAGCTATATGACGCTCCGCCTGATACATGCCAATGCCAACAATGATCGCCAGGCGTTGGAAGAGGTCGATAACTTGCTCGGTGAGATTCAAAGCGCCTGGATCGAAATCGCGGACAAGGTCCGCCAGCCCTCCGCTACGGTTTAA
- a CDS encoding flagellar protein FliT codes for MLAATRGSQWELLQALETRQREYVTHLAPLSTSADRGTENRLIRAILDNHSAITALIQPLHQNTKTLLEAFSESAGTEK; via the coding sequence ATGCTAGCCGCAACCCGCGGCTCCCAATGGGAATTGCTACAGGCTCTGGAAACCAGACAACGGGAGTACGTCACCCACCTTGCCCCACTATCAACCTCAGCTGATAGAGGTACTGAAAACCGCCTTATCCGGGCGATTCTGGACAACCACTCGGCGATTACAGCCTTAATTCAGCCACTACACCAGAACACAAAAACACTACTGGAAGCCTTTTCAGAATCAGCCGGCACTGAAAAATGA
- the fliK gene encoding flagellar hook-length control protein FliK, whose product MIPADVASALRLNLPDQHALTSGQTQPVAATSKINDVLSDLVPGQRVLAEIQALMPNGTYRAVVAQRDVTLALPFSAKPGDSLELEVVENEGKVTLAVVANRGGSATTASESVSTSLSNTGKLIGDLMSNIDEHGGRAPPASLNSSQALVESMPKTAADLVPLLKQALSESGMFYEAHQARWVAGEFPTEALKQEPQGKYPAAQITDQNVSKIASSSNPEQSTILPSMKESAAGGLVPRDLMPIVQQQLDGLANQNFAWQGQVWPGQQMRWEIGENLDDSRSSSVEEIQRWQTRLKLSLPLLGDINVALNLRAGGEVSIAVTAGLESSETRLRDEAMQLRQQFEAAGLNLTELQVLHGEAAE is encoded by the coding sequence ATGATTCCCGCCGACGTCGCCAGCGCCCTGCGGCTGAACCTGCCTGACCAGCATGCCTTAACCAGTGGGCAAACACAGCCTGTAGCAGCAACCTCGAAGATTAACGATGTCCTCAGCGACCTCGTACCGGGCCAGCGGGTTCTGGCCGAGATACAGGCATTGATGCCGAACGGCACTTACCGCGCCGTTGTGGCCCAGCGTGACGTTACTTTGGCACTGCCTTTTTCTGCCAAACCAGGCGATAGCCTTGAGCTTGAGGTGGTGGAAAATGAAGGCAAGGTTACGCTAGCAGTTGTAGCGAATCGTGGTGGTAGCGCTACGACTGCTAGCGAGTCTGTATCGACCAGTTTAAGCAACACAGGCAAGCTCATTGGCGATTTAATGAGCAACATTGACGAGCATGGAGGAAGAGCCCCTCCGGCATCACTCAACAGCAGCCAGGCCTTGGTCGAAAGCATGCCCAAAACAGCTGCAGACCTAGTGCCACTACTAAAACAAGCGCTAAGCGAGAGTGGTATGTTCTATGAGGCACATCAGGCGCGCTGGGTGGCAGGGGAGTTCCCTACTGAAGCACTCAAGCAGGAACCACAGGGAAAATATCCTGCCGCTCAGATCACGGATCAAAACGTCTCAAAAATCGCGAGCTCCAGCAATCCAGAGCAATCGACAATATTACCTTCCATGAAGGAGTCGGCGGCTGGCGGTCTCGTTCCCCGCGATTTGATGCCGATTGTCCAGCAACAGCTCGACGGCCTGGCCAACCAGAATTTTGCCTGGCAAGGCCAGGTCTGGCCGGGGCAACAAATGCGCTGGGAAATTGGTGAGAACCTGGACGACTCGCGCTCATCCAGCGTCGAAGAAATTCAGCGCTGGCAAACGCGCCTGAAACTCTCCCTGCCCTTGCTGGGCGATATCAACGTCGCCCTTAATCTGAGAGCGGGCGGGGAGGTCAGTATCGCCGTGACTGCCGGCTTGGAAAGCAGCGAAACTCGCCTGCGTGACGAGGCCATGCAGTTGCGCCAGCAATTTGAAGCGGCCGGTCTGAACTTAACCGAGCTACAGGTTCTGCATGGCGAAGCCGCCGAGTGA
- a CDS encoding EscU/YscU/HrcU family type III secretion system export apparatus switch protein has translation MAKPPSDATREAIALAYSQTDAAPRVVAKGKGLIAEQIIARAREHGVYVHESPELVALLTQVDLDEHIPPQLYIAIAELLAWLYRIEHGGSATEQPR, from the coding sequence ATGGCGAAGCCGCCGAGTGACGCGACCCGCGAGGCGATTGCCCTCGCCTATAGCCAAACCGATGCCGCACCACGCGTGGTGGCCAAGGGCAAAGGCCTGATCGCCGAACAGATCATCGCCCGCGCCAGGGAACATGGCGTTTATGTGCATGAGTCACCCGAACTCGTTGCGTTGCTCACCCAGGTAGACCTCGACGAACACATACCGCCGCAGCTGTATATCGCTATTGCCGAACTGCTGGCCTGGCTTTATCGGATCGAACACGGCGGCTCTGCAACGGAGCAGCCTCGTTAA
- a CDS encoding flagellar brake protein — protein MPNCWPGFIGSNTAALQRSSLVKFLPATVGCRWITITEFAHRLPRMLSVQEDQPNPDFEIDHPEEYAQYFLTTPREISFYLNLLVKRGSLLTAHIDDGKEFFLTTVIAVDDEKQAIFLDLAQANELNNATKNARQITLTANLDRVKIQFRLPPMTEQLVSGRKALAAPLPPTILRLQRREFFRLEPSLTHPVLCQIAMAQPDGSLKTFEWSVADISGGGLSLNAPTSLADDCQRDTLFKNSRLDIPDEGVLLVNLRVRKTVEFSAENGLHHLRVGCEFVELPGSRLAMIERYIARIERERKARDSGLAD, from the coding sequence TTGCCGAACTGCTGGCCTGGCTTTATCGGATCGAACACGGCGGCTCTGCAACGGAGCAGCCTCGTTAAGTTTCTTCCGGCAACAGTAGGCTGCCGATGGATTACCATAACGGAATTCGCACATCGATTGCCCCGAATGCTTTCCGTCCAAGAAGACCAGCCCAACCCGGATTTCGAGATCGACCATCCGGAAGAATATGCCCAGTATTTCCTGACCACCCCGAGAGAGATTTCTTTCTACCTCAATCTTCTGGTCAAGCGCGGCAGCCTGCTCACGGCACATATCGATGACGGAAAAGAGTTTTTTCTGACGACCGTTATTGCGGTCGATGATGAAAAACAAGCCATTTTCCTCGATCTTGCACAGGCGAATGAACTCAACAACGCGACAAAAAATGCTCGCCAAATCACCCTGACGGCCAATCTCGACCGAGTCAAGATTCAATTCCGGCTTCCGCCGATGACGGAACAACTCGTCTCCGGGAGGAAAGCATTGGCGGCGCCTTTACCACCGACAATCCTGCGATTGCAGCGCCGGGAGTTTTTCCGCCTTGAGCCGTCATTGACCCACCCGGTTCTTTGTCAAATTGCCATGGCACAGCCGGATGGCTCACTGAAGACGTTTGAATGGAGCGTTGCCGACATCAGCGGCGGCGGTCTCAGCCTGAATGCCCCGACCAGCCTGGCTGACGACTGCCAGCGAGATACCCTGTTCAAGAATAGCCGGCTGGATATTCCCGACGAGGGCGTGTTGCTGGTCAATTTACGCGTCAGAAAAACAGTCGAGTTTTCTGCAGAAAATGGACTGCACCATTTGCGGGTTGGTTGCGAATTCGTTGAGTTACCGGGTTCCCGGCTAGCCATGATCGAGCGCTACATCGCCCGCATCGAACGCGAGCGCAAGGCCCGCGACTCGGGATTGGCGGATTAA
- the fliE gene encoding flagellar hook-basal body complex protein FliE: MDTLGIEQMLSTLRTTAAQATGKAAETSAPAAGGADFAQILQGSIDKVNQTQQQADLMAEKLAAGDTNQNLHEVMIALQTASVSFQEMVQVRNKLVTAYQDVMNMQV, from the coding sequence ATGGATACGCTAGGAATTGAGCAAATGTTGAGCACGCTGCGTACGACCGCGGCGCAGGCTACCGGCAAGGCGGCAGAGACGAGTGCGCCAGCAGCAGGTGGTGCCGACTTCGCCCAGATTCTGCAGGGGTCCATCGACAAGGTGAATCAAACCCAGCAGCAGGCAGACCTGATGGCGGAAAAACTTGCCGCCGGCGATACCAACCAGAACCTGCATGAGGTCATGATTGCCCTGCAGACTGCCAGCGTCTCCTTCCAGGAAATGGTTCAAGTGCGCAACAAGCTCGTCACGGCCTATCAGGACGTGATGAACATGCAGGTTTAA
- a CDS encoding sigma-54-dependent transcriptional regulator has protein sequence MAEHNLPILVVEDDPSLREAIADTLELAGRPCVAVDGGEAALKVLAEQAFSIVVSDVRMMPMDGITLLKEIRLRLPHLPVVLMTAYAEVDKAVDAMRSGACDFLLKPFEPQALLAHINKYELPASDDGAGVVAIDPASRELFSIAQRVAQTDATVLLTGESGVGKEVVARFIHRQSARKNGPFVAINCAAIPDSLLEATLFGYEKGAFTGAQQAQAGKFEQAQDGTLLLDEVTEMPMSLQAKLLRVLQEREVERVGGKKPVALNIRIIATSNRDMAEAVAKGVFREDLYYRLNVFPVAIPSLRQRREDIVPIARHFVVEHGGRFGRTGMTLTPEAETALRAHSWPGNVRELENVIQRALIMAAGSSIGPETLNLAPRPCSENTASVPAVSPAAGLTEAKEKVDNMKDLEREHILRTLAEVGGSRKKAIERLGISERTLRYKLQQYRDEGHFQD, from the coding sequence ATGGCTGAACATAATTTGCCAATTCTGGTGGTCGAAGATGACCCCAGTCTGCGTGAAGCAATTGCCGATACGCTGGAACTGGCCGGGCGCCCTTGCGTTGCCGTTGATGGCGGCGAAGCTGCGCTCAAGGTGCTGGCGGAGCAGGCTTTTTCCATCGTTGTCAGTGATGTTCGCATGATGCCGATGGATGGCATTACCTTGCTCAAGGAAATCCGCCTTCGTCTGCCGCATTTGCCGGTCGTGCTGATGACAGCCTACGCCGAGGTGGATAAGGCTGTCGATGCCATGCGCTCAGGTGCTTGCGACTTTTTGCTCAAGCCTTTTGAGCCGCAGGCATTGCTCGCCCATATCAACAAGTACGAATTGCCCGCGTCCGATGACGGTGCCGGTGTCGTGGCGATCGATCCGGCCAGCCGGGAGTTGTTCTCCATTGCCCAGCGTGTTGCCCAGACCGATGCCACGGTGTTGCTGACTGGCGAATCCGGGGTTGGCAAGGAAGTGGTCGCTCGCTTCATTCATCGTCAGTCGGCCCGCAAGAACGGCCCTTTCGTTGCCATCAACTGCGCGGCGATTCCCGACAGCCTGCTTGAGGCGACCTTGTTCGGTTATGAAAAGGGCGCCTTTACCGGCGCCCAGCAAGCACAGGCAGGCAAGTTCGAGCAGGCTCAGGATGGCACGTTGCTGCTCGATGAAGTGACCGAAATGCCGATGAGCCTGCAGGCCAAGCTGCTGCGTGTCTTGCAGGAACGTGAGGTGGAGCGGGTTGGAGGCAAGAAGCCGGTCGCCCTGAATATCCGGATCATCGCCACCTCCAACCGCGATATGGCTGAGGCCGTTGCCAAGGGCGTCTTTCGGGAGGATCTGTATTACCGCCTGAATGTTTTCCCGGTTGCCATTCCGTCCTTGAGACAACGAAGGGAAGACATCGTGCCGATTGCCCGGCATTTTGTCGTCGAACATGGTGGGCGCTTCGGGCGGACCGGCATGACGCTGACACCCGAGGCAGAAACCGCGCTGAGGGCGCATTCATGGCCTGGCAATGTGCGCGAGCTGGAAAATGTGATTCAGCGGGCTTTGATCATGGCGGCAGGGAGCAGCATCGGCCCGGAAACCCTGAATCTCGCTCCTCGCCCCTGTAGCGAAAACACAGCGTCTGTACCAGCAGTTTCGCCAGCGGCGGGGCTAACGGAAGCCAAAGAAAAAGTCGATAATATGAAAGACTTGGAGCGCGAGCATATCCTGCGTACCTTGGCCGAGGTGGGTGGTTCCCGCAAAAAGGCCATTGAGCGACTGGGGATTTCAGAGCGCACCTTGCGCTACAAGTTGCAGCAGTACCGGGATGAAGGGCATTTCCAGGACTGA
- a CDS encoding sensor histidine kinase, with protein sequence MTPDSDTKTAELQRAFAMFNQVSAELTQAYEALQTRVTSLTEELAVANGELRRQYQEKEALSERLSSLLDALPAGVVLLDAAAVVAAVNPAAMAIFGAEMIGQHWGDVARAHLEPTLTVGEWLIGDGRVSIAESALPSAGGKILLIHDVTAAHRMKTELERNQRLAAMGEMAASLAHQLRTPLAAALLYTSNLGQPGVADEARARFSEKATGQLRRLERLIQDVLLFARGESIGRDVIEAGDLLAEAAQTVEPLMREHGLEFAVVDDCEGAIIVGSRKALFGALVNLLENAMQATPAGGKICLTGKRRGDLIAIGVSDSGPGISRETQARIFEPFFTTKGQGTGLGLAIALGVARAHGGAIELFSESGAGAEFVMTLPVGSAEGGTENNG encoded by the coding sequence GTGACGCCAGATTCCGACACCAAGACCGCCGAGTTACAGCGGGCTTTTGCCATGTTCAACCAGGTTTCGGCTGAGTTGACGCAGGCATATGAGGCCTTGCAGACCCGGGTCACCTCGCTGACCGAGGAATTGGCGGTCGCCAACGGCGAGTTACGGCGGCAATATCAGGAGAAAGAGGCGCTTTCCGAACGCTTGTCGTCCTTGCTTGACGCCTTGCCGGCCGGGGTGGTCCTGCTTGATGCTGCAGCGGTGGTGGCTGCGGTGAATCCCGCTGCGATGGCGATATTTGGTGCTGAGATGATTGGTCAGCACTGGGGCGATGTTGCCCGTGCCCACCTGGAGCCGACGCTGACCGTTGGCGAGTGGCTGATCGGCGATGGCCGGGTGTCGATCGCTGAAAGTGCCTTGCCGTCGGCGGGCGGGAAAATCCTGCTAATCCACGATGTGACCGCAGCACATCGAATGAAAACCGAACTTGAGCGTAACCAGCGGCTAGCGGCAATGGGCGAGATGGCTGCTTCGCTGGCCCATCAGCTGCGTACCCCCCTCGCTGCCGCACTCCTCTATACCTCGAATCTCGGCCAGCCAGGTGTGGCGGATGAGGCGCGTGCACGGTTTTCAGAAAAGGCGACAGGCCAGTTGCGCCGCCTGGAGCGATTGATTCAGGATGTCCTGTTGTTCGCCCGCGGCGAGAGCATCGGGCGCGATGTCATCGAGGCGGGTGATCTGCTGGCGGAGGCGGCGCAAACCGTCGAGCCGCTGATGCGCGAGCATGGTTTGGAATTTGCTGTCGTAGACGATTGTGAAGGCGCAATCATTGTCGGTAGTCGCAAGGCCCTGTTCGGGGCGCTGGTCAATCTGCTGGAGAACGCCATGCAGGCCACCCCGGCAGGCGGCAAAATTTGCCTGACCGGCAAGCGGCGCGGTGATCTGATTGCCATTGGTGTGAGCGACAGCGGTCCTGGTATCTCTCGTGAAACGCAGGCCCGTATTTTTGAACCATTTTTTACGACCAAGGGGCAGGGTACCGGCCTTGGGTTGGCCATTGCGCTGGGTGTGGCTCGGGCGCATGGCGGCGCAATCGAACTTTTTTCCGAATCCGGCGCTGGTGCCGAGTTCGTTATGACCCTGCCGGTCGGGTCAGCAGAGGGCGGAACAGAAAACAATGGCTGA